A single genomic interval of Wolbachia endosymbiont of Diaphorina citri harbors:
- the tmk gene encoding dTMP kinase: MFITFEGIDGSGKTTQSELLANYFKQIHGENNVVLTREPGGTDFAEKIRGLLLKDNIDPISELLLLISMRHEHMKKLILPALLEGKIVICDRFIDSTVAYQGYGLGVDLSLIRDLHKLVEIKYPDITFILDIDVQVGLSRAKDKNKYEEMNVNFYNKVREGFQEIAKKEPKRCSVITKIETKSDNHVQNEIIDIAKT, encoded by the coding sequence ATGTTCATAACCTTTGAAGGAATAGATGGTTCTGGTAAAACAACACAGTCTGAGTTACTTGCAAATTATTTCAAGCAAATTCACGGTGAAAATAATGTCGTATTGACTAGAGAACCAGGTGGTACTGATTTTGCAGAAAAAATAAGAGGATTACTACTTAAGGATAATATTGATCCTATTTCTGAACTCTTGCTGCTTATCTCGATGAGGCACGAACATATGAAAAAATTAATATTGCCAGCTCTTTTAGAAGGGAAAATAGTGATTTGTGATCGGTTTATTGACTCAACTGTTGCGTATCAAGGGTATGGACTAGGTGTTGACTTAAGTCTAATAAGAGACTTACACAAATTAGTGGAAATTAAATATCCAGATATCACATTTATTTTAGATATTGATGTTCAAGTTGGACTCAGCAGAGCAAAAGACAAAAATAAATATGAAGAGATGAACGTTAATTTTTATAATAAAGTTCGAGAAGGATTTCAAGAAATAGCTAAAAAAGAACCCAAAAGGTGCAGTGTTATTACTAAAATTGAAACAAAAAGTGATAATCACGTACAAAATGAAATTATTGATATTGCAAAAACTTAG
- a CDS encoding monovalent cation:proton antiporter-2 (CPA2) family protein — MHSGSQHLFDIIILLSAAVFIVIAFWKMNISPVLGYFVAGALIGSHGFNLINSAEVMDNFAEFGVVFLLFIIGLELTFERLIAMRRHVFGFGSLQVIVTMIAIWCIALAFGVSINMAAVIGGGLALSSTAIVLQVLQEKGSQASQVGRLSIAVLLMQDFAVVPLIVLVPLLTGNSEHSLISSLAGSLVQAAIALVLIFVTGRLLLRPLFSVIAKMESNEIFISTTLLIILGSAFITEQFHLSMALGAFVAGLLVAETEHRNSVEHAVLPFKDLFLGLFFMTVGMSIDIDLLLNKLPLVTLLSIILIVLKTSIIYTLCRFFGFRSAPAIQAGLLLAQGGEFAFILFRLADELDVLSSEIAQVLMMVTTVTMAFTPLLSGIGDWIANSFSTEKIILDDEAIETDTQDLYNHVIVAGFGRVGYMVTKMLTAEHLSYVIVDIQSKIVKEGKNDSFPIYLGDATRYEILKSVGIERAQALVVSIKNEVTIKKIVSLVAANFPHVNIIIRLPDLNNVEVYKDLGASKIIPETSEIGLQLGGAALSLSGISESGVTSLKGKFRKGNYSMLKELGNDKDE, encoded by the coding sequence ATGCACAGCGGCTCTCAGCATTTGTTTGATATTATAATTTTACTCTCTGCTGCTGTGTTTATAGTCATAGCGTTTTGGAAAATGAATATTAGTCCAGTGCTTGGTTACTTTGTTGCAGGTGCGTTGATTGGTTCTCATGGGTTTAATCTGATAAATTCAGCTGAAGTAATGGATAACTTCGCAGAATTTGGAGTAGTTTTCCTGTTGTTTATTATAGGTCTCGAATTGACATTTGAACGCCTCATTGCCATGCGTAGGCATGTGTTTGGGTTTGGTTCTCTCCAAGTTATAGTTACTATGATAGCAATATGGTGCATTGCTCTCGCCTTTGGAGTGAGCATAAACATGGCAGCAGTTATTGGTGGTGGGCTTGCACTATCTTCAACAGCAATAGTGTTGCAGGTTCTGCAAGAAAAGGGCTCTCAAGCAAGCCAAGTTGGCAGATTGTCAATAGCAGTGCTACTAATGCAGGACTTTGCAGTGGTACCTCTAATAGTACTAGTGCCCCTGCTTACTGGCAATTCTGAACACAGCTTAATAAGCTCGTTGGCAGGCTCATTAGTGCAAGCAGCTATTGCATTGGTGTTGATATTTGTAACTGGTAGGTTATTACTGAGGCCATTGTTTTCGGTTATTGCCAAAATGGAGAGTAATGAAATCTTTATATCAACAACACTTCTGATAATATTAGGATCAGCATTTATTACTGAACAATTTCATTTATCAATGGCATTAGGCGCATTTGTTGCTGGGTTACTAGTTGCAGAAACAGAACACAGGAATTCGGTAGAACATGCAGTATTGCCATTTAAAGACTTATTTCTTGGTTTATTCTTTATGACTGTTGGCATGTCTATTGATATTGACCTTTTACTCAATAAGTTACCACTCGTTACTTTATTATCAATTATCCTTATCGTTTTAAAGACATCCATTATATATACATTGTGTAGATTTTTTGGATTTAGAAGTGCACCTGCAATACAAGCTGGATTACTGCTTGCACAAGGCGGTGAATTTGCATTTATTTTATTCCGTTTAGCAGATGAATTAGATGTACTATCAAGTGAAATCGCTCAAGTGCTTATGATGGTAACTACAGTAACTATGGCTTTTACTCCTCTTTTATCGGGAATTGGAGACTGGATAGCAAATTCATTTAGCACTGAAAAAATAATACTAGACGATGAAGCAATCGAAACAGACACACAAGACCTTTATAATCACGTAATAGTTGCTGGGTTTGGTAGAGTGGGATATATGGTAACAAAAATGCTTACTGCAGAGCATTTAAGTTATGTTATTGTAGATATTCAATCAAAAATAGTAAAAGAAGGAAAAAATGACAGTTTTCCTATATATCTTGGAGATGCTACAAGATATGAAATTTTAAAATCAGTAGGAATAGAAAGAGCTCAAGCTCTTGTGGTTTCGATAAAGAACGAAGTTACTATAAAGAAAATAGTTTCTCTAGTTGCAGCAAATTTTCCGCATGTAAATATTATAATACGTTTGCCAGATTTGAATAATGTGGAGGTTTATAAAGATCTAGGGGCTAGTAAAATTATTCCCGAAACATCTGAAATTGGATTGCAGCTAGGTGGAGCAGCATTAAGTTTAAGTGGAATTAGCGAAAGTGGAGTTACATCTTTAAAAGGTAAATTTAGAAAAGGCAACTACAGTATGTTAAAAGAACTTGGTAATGATAAAGATGAATAG
- the recF gene encoding DNA replication/repair protein RecF (All proteins in this family for which functions are known are DNA-binding proteins that assist the filamentation of RecA onto DNA for the initiation of recombination or recombinational repair.), whose translation MATHCYIKKLKLHNFRSHSNFELDLDDRSVVITGQNGIGKTNILEAISLLAKSNGMKKAKISEMQNRLSNEDWVVYYDFFNGAELRSIGIGKNFNKKLIQIDGKTQSNYSSLYRISNVIWLIPQMDYILLNSPSDRLKFLDRIVSLFEENYTYCYMQYRKAKHERSKLLRENILDESWLSSLETVMATNAINILRMRSSVLKILQDTIDNHSCEFFPKASLKFSSQLTLNDTAEYFQNRLKENREKDSLTGRVTFSVHNDNFWVFCQKGDMPINLCSTGEQKLLLLSIILSSVKARCIHYNKAPLLLLDDIMSHLDKDYRKVLMEEVLSIQCQTWITDVNQDNFNNYLCSFKFFELSSK comes from the coding sequence AAATTACATAATTTCCGTAGTCATTCAAATTTCGAACTGGATTTAGACGATAGATCGGTTGTAATAACTGGTCAAAATGGTATTGGTAAAACTAATATACTTGAAGCAATCTCATTGCTTGCTAAAAGCAACGGAATGAAAAAAGCAAAAATCAGTGAGATGCAAAATAGACTCAGCAATGAAGATTGGGTAGTGTACTATGATTTTTTTAATGGCGCAGAGCTTAGATCAATTGGTATAGGAAAGAATTTTAATAAGAAATTAATACAAATTGATGGGAAAACGCAGTCAAACTACTCATCTTTGTATAGAATATCTAATGTAATATGGCTAATTCCACAAATGGACTATATTCTTCTTAATTCTCCAAGCGACAGGTTAAAGTTTTTAGACCGTATAGTTTCACTATTTGAAGAAAATTACACCTATTGCTACATGCAATATAGAAAAGCTAAACATGAGCGAAGTAAATTGCTTAGAGAGAATATTTTGGACGAAAGTTGGCTCTCTAGTCTTGAAACCGTAATGGCTACCAATGCAATTAATATTTTACGTATGCGATCATCTGTTTTAAAGATATTACAAGACACAATTGATAACCATTCTTGTGAGTTTTTTCCAAAGGCAAGTTTGAAATTTAGCAGTCAGCTAACTTTGAACGATACTGCAGAATATTTTCAGAATCGTCTAAAGGAAAACAGAGAAAAAGACTCATTAACTGGTAGAGTAACCTTTTCTGTACATAATGATAATTTTTGGGTTTTTTGCCAAAAAGGGGACATGCCAATAAATCTTTGTTCTACTGGAGAGCAAAAGCTATTACTGCTTTCTATCATCTTATCTAGTGTAAAAGCAAGGTGTATTCATTACAATAAAGCACCTCTTCTTCTGCTTGACGATATAATGTCGCATCTGGATAAAGATTACAGAAAGGTGTTAATGGAGGAGGTGTTAAGCATTCAATGTCAAACTTGGATAACCGATGTAAATCAAGATAATTTCAATAACTATCTTTGCTCTTTCAAGTTTTTTGAATTATCAAGTAAATAA
- a CDS encoding IS4 family transposase, with protein MMKRTINTSTGEWAESEFGIVNFGDIRLSKRLLKIVNSFAESPERSINQACEDWHQSKAAYRFFQNDAISERKILDSHIIKTVERAKEYSTILAIQDTSYISYKNHKKTEGLGIIAARLTSKTTNFKTHGLVMHTTFAVTTEGLPIGLLDQKISTRPSLTEDLKELKRRSHNTALPIEEKESIRWIASLKDSTKHPGLKDVKVVTVCDREADIYDLFEVASTNQSLFVVRGNQNRTVNKKSTYSEKGGERLWDLMNRMSCQGEIQVSIPARDKKPQRTTVLEVKFSNFVMNASKNNARRKTQKLPNLNLNAVYVIERYPPFGEEPINWILLTNININNFEEAVEKIQWYCLRWRIEVFHKILKSGLKVEECRLQTADRLIRFLTIMSIIAWRIFFITLVARTNPNLSCTVILTDDEWKVLYTKMLKTKNYPETPPPIREIVRWVAKLGGFLARKNDLEPGPIALWKGWKRLFDLAEGWRLAHEFYTCG; from the coding sequence ATGATGAAAAGAACTATAAATACCTCAACTGGCGAATGGGCAGAAAGTGAATTTGGAATTGTTAATTTTGGTGATATAAGATTAAGTAAAAGGCTTCTAAAAATAGTTAATAGTTTTGCTGAATCGCCTGAGCGTTCAATAAATCAAGCTTGTGAAGATTGGCATCAAAGTAAAGCAGCTTATAGATTTTTCCAAAACGATGCCATTTCTGAAAGAAAAATATTAGACAGTCATATAATTAAAACTGTTGAAAGAGCTAAAGAATACTCAACTATCTTAGCTATCCAGGATACGAGTTATATTTCATATAAAAATCATAAAAAGACCGAAGGATTAGGGATTATAGCAGCAAGATTAACATCTAAAACAACTAATTTTAAAACCCATGGATTAGTGATGCATACAACGTTTGCAGTTACAACAGAAGGACTACCTATAGGATTATTGGATCAAAAAATTAGTACTAGACCTTCCTTAACTGAAGACCTAAAGGAGTTGAAAAGAAGAAGCCATAATACTGCTCTTCCCATAGAAGAGAAAGAAAGCATACGGTGGATAGCATCACTTAAAGACTCTACTAAACATCCTGGATTAAAGGATGTTAAGGTAGTTACCGTTTGTGATAGAGAAGCAGATATTTATGATTTATTTGAAGTTGCTTCCACTAATCAATCTCTTTTTGTAGTAAGAGGAAATCAAAACAGAACAGTAAACAAGAAGTCGACTTATTCTGAAAAAGGTGGTGAAAGATTGTGGGATTTGATGAATCGCATGTCTTGTCAAGGAGAAATTCAAGTGAGTATTCCTGCTCGCGATAAAAAACCTCAAAGAACAACAGTTTTAGAAGTAAAGTTTAGTAACTTTGTGATGAATGCATCAAAAAACAACGCTAGACGTAAAACCCAAAAACTTCCTAATTTAAATTTAAATGCTGTCTATGTTATAGAAAGATATCCCCCATTTGGCGAAGAGCCCATAAACTGGATTTTGTTAACAAATATAAATATTAATAATTTTGAAGAAGCAGTAGAAAAAATACAATGGTATTGCTTAAGATGGAGAATAGAGGTTTTTCATAAAATTTTGAAATCCGGTCTTAAAGTTGAAGAATGTAGGCTCCAAACAGCAGATAGATTGATCCGCTTTCTTACAATTATGAGTATAATTGCATGGAGAATATTTTTTATTACATTGGTAGCTAGAACAAATCCGAATCTTTCTTGCACTGTCATACTGACTGATGACGAATGGAAGGTTTTATATACCAAAATGCTTAAGACAAAAAACTATCCTGAGACTCCACCACCTATAAGAGAAATTGTGAGGTGGGTGGCCAAGTTAGGAGGGTTTTTAGCTCGCAAAAATGACTTAGAACCAGGTCCTATAGCCTTGTGGAAGGGATGGAAACGTCTCTTTGATTTAGCAGAAGGATGGAGACTTGCTCATGAATTCTATACTTGTGGGTAA
- a CDS encoding thioredoxin family protein codes for MVTLDTPKINLDFTAKNFNLLGVDNKYYTLSDCYGENGFIVMFICNHCPYVQSIISNLVSDVNLLKKDYQVNTVAIMPNDVNEYPEDSFENMINFAKENKFTFPYLIDNNQEVAKEYGAVCTPDFFGFNSKLALCYRGRFNNTKKEKVQNYEAGSSDLFQAMKFIAETSNPPVDQKSSIGCSIKWSNSTG; via the coding sequence ATGGTTACGCTAGACACTCCTAAGATAAATTTAGACTTTACTGCAAAGAATTTCAATCTCCTGGGAGTGGATAACAAATATTATACATTAAGTGACTGCTATGGGGAAAATGGTTTCATTGTAATGTTTATATGCAATCACTGTCCTTACGTTCAATCAATTATTAGCAATCTAGTAAGCGATGTTAATTTGTTAAAAAAAGATTATCAGGTAAACACCGTTGCAATCATGCCAAATGATGTAAATGAGTACCCAGAAGACTCCTTTGAAAACATGATTAATTTTGCCAAGGAAAATAAGTTTACATTTCCATATTTGATTGACAATAACCAAGAAGTAGCTAAAGAGTATGGTGCTGTTTGTACCCCTGATTTTTTTGGCTTTAATTCCAAACTAGCCCTCTGCTATCGCGGGCGTTTTAACAACACAAAAAAAGAGAAAGTTCAAAATTACGAAGCAGGAAGTAGTGATTTATTTCAAGCCATGAAATTTATTGCAGAAACTAGCAATCCTCCAGTTGACCAAAAATCAAGCATTGGTTGTTCAATAAAATGGTCTAATTCTACAGGTTGA
- a CDS encoding aspartate kinase, with translation MNKIIIKKFGGTSLTDLNRVANLIKNDIEKGCNVIAVVSAAAGFTDQMAFQARQISNLNCRQELSEYDVLLSAGEQISCALLAITLQSIGVNAKSWLAWQLPIVTDNFYSESKIKKIKIDHVKRSFAEGYTAAIIAGFQGIHDDRITTFGRGGSDISAIAFAVVFGIRTCEIFTDIDGIYTADPKIVPRARKLKSISYNEILEMSSSGAKILHNRSVQLAMKHNIKVQVLSTFEEVEGTTVLHEKDVLERYLITGITYSTHEALATFTNFANTLDTLRDIAGANVKVDMIHGSSFLISKFDVDLMKKLLNKNENYVVNNNIAKISIIGIGVMSNTEVMYRTLKVLSEKKIEILAVTMSEIKISIVVQKKHAEALIRDLHTEYELDV, from the coding sequence ATGAACAAAATAATCATAAAAAAATTTGGTGGGACTTCACTAACTGACTTAAATCGAGTTGCAAACCTGATAAAAAATGATATTGAGAAAGGTTGTAATGTAATCGCTGTTGTATCTGCTGCTGCAGGATTCACTGACCAAATGGCTTTTCAAGCTAGGCAAATTTCAAATTTAAATTGTAGACAAGAGTTATCAGAGTATGATGTTCTCCTTTCAGCAGGAGAACAGATCTCTTGCGCATTATTAGCTATCACTCTTCAATCTATCGGAGTTAATGCTAAATCATGGCTCGCCTGGCAGTTACCAATTGTAACGGATAATTTTTATTCTGAGTCTAAAATAAAAAAGATAAAAATTGACCATGTAAAAAGATCTTTTGCTGAGGGTTATACTGCTGCAATCATTGCTGGTTTTCAGGGTATACACGATGATAGAATCACTACTTTTGGTAGAGGAGGATCTGATATCTCAGCAATTGCCTTTGCTGTAGTCTTTGGTATTAGGACTTGTGAAATTTTTACTGATATTGACGGAATATATACAGCAGACCCAAAAATTGTTCCAAGGGCACGCAAGCTTAAATCTATCTCTTACAATGAAATATTGGAGATGTCGTCATCTGGTGCTAAAATATTGCATAATCGTTCAGTACAACTTGCAATGAAGCATAATATTAAGGTGCAGGTGTTATCCACTTTTGAGGAAGTAGAAGGCACTACAGTACTACACGAAAAAGATGTACTGGAAAGATACTTAATTACTGGAATAACTTATAGCACTCACGAAGCTCTTGCAACTTTTACTAACTTTGCAAATACTCTGGATACTTTAAGAGATATAGCAGGAGCAAACGTTAAAGTTGACATGATACATGGGTCAAGCTTTTTGATTTCTAAATTTGATGTTGATTTAATGAAAAAGTTATTGAACAAAAATGAAAATTATGTCGTAAACAATAATATAGCTAAAATTTCAATAATTGGTATTGGTGTTATGTCTAACACTGAAGTGATGTACCGCACACTCAAGGTTTTAAGCGAAAAAAAGATAGAAATACTTGCTGTCACAATGTCCGAAATCAAGATCAGTATAGTTGTTCAAAAAAAACACGCTGAGGCTTTAATTAGAGATTTACATACCGAATATGAGCTTGATGTATGA